TAGGTATCGTACGTTTTATGCAGCAGTCACCTCATTCCCTACAGTCTCAGTCATTATTTGCGTCAGCTGTTGATTCTGCTGTACCGCTATCAAACCTGCAACAAACGTATGCAGTGATCCCACGTGAGCGTCCCTATACGCCACTGCTCGATAGAGTGGATAGCCCTGCTGATCTCAAAGCTTTTAGCACTGCTGATCTTATTGCTTTAGCCGATGAGCTAAGGCTGTTTGTATTGTATTCAGCGGGTCAAAGTGGTGGTCATTTTGGTGCCAATTTAGGCGTAATTGAATTGACCATTGCGCTACATTATTTATTGGATGCTCCGCAAGATCAGATAGTTTGGGATGTGGGCCATCAAGCTTATGCGCACAAAGTACTGACGGGTCGCCGTGATCGGTTAGGAACTATCCGCTCTAAAGCTGGCTTAACCGCTTTTCCAGAACGCGCAGAATCTGTCTATGATACCTTTGGGGTTGGTCATTCATCGACATCCATCTCAGCAGGTTTAGGCATGAGCTTAGCGCTACGCTATCAAGGGCGTGCGCAGACCGTTGCTTGTATTATCGGCGATGGTGCGATGACAGGTGGCATGGCTTTTGAAGCGATGAATGATGCGGTGCAACAAGACGCTGATTTGATGGTGATTTTAAATGACAATGACATGTCGATTTCCTGCTCGATCGGTGGATTCTCGCGGCATTTAGCGATGCTTTGGGAGTCAGGGTATCAGGTTGATATCTCTGATGCAGGCGAGCCGATATTATGTCGACGCCCTGATATGCAAGCCTTTGATCGACGTAAGCGCCATAAAAAGCAACGTGATGTACCGCAATTAGAAGACAATCTATTTAAGGCGATTGGCTTTACCTATTTCGGTCCTTTCGATGGTCATAATATTCCTGAGCTGCTGCGCGTTTTGTCGCTTGCAAAGCAAGTCAAGGGTCCGGTTTTAGTCCATATTTATACCACTAAAGGTAAAGGCTTTGCGCCTGCTGAATTAGACCCAGTAGGTTATCATGCTATTGGCAGTTTACCTGCTGAAGATGACGCGCCCAAAATTGAAAAAGCAGCGGCTAAGCCTTCCTTAAAGTACTCACAAGTGTTTGGGCAGTTTTTATGTGATAAAGCAGTACAGGACAATAAGTTGCTCGCTATTACCCCAGCCATGGAAGAAGGCTCAGGAATGATTGAGTTTGCTCGTCAGTTTCCAGAGCGTTTCTTTGATGTAGCGATTGCTGAGCAACACGCTGTGACGTTGGCTGGCGGCATGGCAACACAAGGCGTAAAGCCGATTGTGGCGATTTATTCGACGTTCTTACAGCGCGGGTATGATCAGCTTATTCATGATGTTGCTTTACAAAATCTTGATGTGATGTTTGCGATTGATCGCGCCGGCCTAGTTGGTGAAGATGGTGCTACGCATGCGGGCGTATTCGATTTTGCCTTTTTACGCTGCGTGCCCAATATGATGATTGCGGCACCAAAAGATGAAAACGAATGTTATCATTTGCTCAATACTTGTTATGAATACCAAGGTTGTACAGCAGTGCGCTATCCGCGCGGTGTCGGCACTGGCGCGACTATTACGCAGCCGGCGCAAACTTATAACATTGGTAAAGCGGTCATAGAGTCGGTACTGGGTGAAAAAGATGCGCCAAAAAAATTGGCATTACTGGCATTCGGTACGATGGTTGCAACGGCTCAGCAAGCGGCAGAAATGATTGCAAAATCTCCTTTATTAGCATCAAGCTGTCAGCTGCATGTGGTCAATATGCGTTGGGTTAAGCCTTTAGATACCACACTTTTAGAGCAGCTGCTTTTACAAGGTGTCACTCATATAGCGACTTTAGAAGAGCATACGATCATGGGCGGCGCAGGCAGTGCGGTCAATGAATACCTGTTAAATGATTCTGCTGCCTTTAAAAACCATCGCCCGGCTATCTGTAATATAGGTATCCCTGATCGCTTTGTAGCGCATGGCTCTCAATCAGAACAGTGGGCAGATTGTGGTTTAGACGTAGAAGGTGTGGTCAATCAGCTCCAACAATTATTATCTTAACTGATGTGGTTCAAAGTTTTAAGGAAAGTGAAAGAGCTGTATGCTAAATTATAAAAATAATAAATAACCATAGTCCATAAAAAATTGATAAAATAGCGTCGTAAAAAATAAAGCGTGAATTTTTGCGCCAAAACATCGCCTGCTTGCCGTAGGTGTGAATTATTTGACAACTTGGGCGGTGCGACTGATAGCAACCATATATGATGGTTTGCTATGTGGCTGTGATTTTAAGCTATGATGGTTTTAGTTTTAAGCTTGAATAACTCTAAGTAATGACAGTTTCCAATAATAGCAGCATGTTTTGAGTGTAGATGTTTTCAGCCAACGTTATAAGCAAAGTTTTATAATCAGGCTTTATTTTTCTTTGATTTTATCAGTAGTATTTATATCATAAGTACTTCTTACTTTATATTTATTCTTTATCAATGAGTATCTATCAATTGGTGCTTATCAAGTAATATTCATTCATCAAACAAGCAGGTTATTTTATGGAACCCATGGTCGTCATCGCAGCGCGTGCTGCTGAAAAAGTCGGTAAAGAGATTTTATACGCGCATCAAAACCGTCACAAAATTGAGCTAGATATCGAGTCAAAAGGATTAGATGGTCTGGTCACCCGTATTGATCGCTTTAGTGAAGAGCTGACGATTGAGACGCTAAAATCTAGCTACCCAACGCACTCGTATTTGGGTGAAGAGTTTGGTATGCAGGAAGGTCGCGGGGAAGATGCTGACTGGTGCTGGATTATTGATCCATTAGATGGCACCAAAAACTTCGTTCATGGCGTACCACAGTTTTGTGTGTCTATCGCCGTACAACATAAAGGCGTTACTCAACATGGTGTCATCTATGACCCTGTCCGTGATGAGATGTTCTCTGCCAGCCGCGGTAAAGGCGCCCGTTTAAATCAACGCCGTATCAGTGTTAGTGAGCGTAAAACCATTGATGGTGGTTTATTTACTACTGGTCATCCTCTTGAGCGTAAGCGCAATGGTGAAATCATCTCTTATGCCAAAGAGCATTATGAAAGCTTACAAAAAATCACTGAAGCGGGCGGTCAAATTCGCCGTTTAGGCTCAGCAGCGCTTGATTTATGTTATGTGGCAGCCGGTCGTTTTGATGGTTATTTTGAGATGTCAATCAAGCCTTGGGACATCGCTGCAGGCGAGCTTATCGTCACCGAAGCACGCGGTGTGGTCGTTGATCATACAGGTGCACACAACTCGATGACATCAGGCTCTATCTTTGCCTGTAATATAAAATTACTAAAGCCTTTGATGCAAGTAGTTGTACCAGCATGGGGCGACGCTCTTTAACCGCACCATTTAGATAGCTAGGTATTACAAATAAAAGCTGGTTCCGTTACGGAGCCAGCTTTTTTAGTTTTTTCTCGCTTTTGTCTTTAACTGTGATGCCATTGAATTCAAGCTCTTTACTAACGCTCTCAAGCAGCTGCAACTCTTCTTCTATAAGCATCAGCATATCTTGCACATGAGGTAAGGCTTTGCTGCACGCAGTAATACCAAATTCCATCTTATCCAAATAGCTTGCCAGCGTGATATTCATTGCTTGCCCGTTAAAGACAATCGATGCAGGGTACAAGGATTCTAAGCGCGCGCCATTCCAGTATAACGGCTTTTCAGAGCCTGGAACATTTGAGATGATCAGGTTAAAGGCTTGTTTTTTAGGGAATAGATCGGTCGCCAAGTTGATTCCTTCCCACGCATAAGAGACGATGCTGTAGTTAATGACTTGCGCTTGGTTCATGCGTCTAAAACGGCGTTTGCTATTGTTCATACTGCGATGAATCAGTTTGATCCTACTCAATGGATCATCCAGATGGGTGCCCAAATTGGCAAGAACAAATGACAGCTGATTGCCTGCTATGCTATCGTCAGTACGTAAAGACATGGGGACAAAAGCAATAAGCGGTTTGCTCGGTAGCGCATCCATAGAAATCAAGTAACGCCGGATTGCGCCAGAACAAACCGCAAGCACCACATCGTTTTTGCTAATATTGATGCGCTCAGCAATATCGTTAAAGCGCTTGATATCATAAGATTGTGCTGCTATACGCCTCGATGCTGAAATGCGTCTGTTTAAGATACTCCTCGGCGCATCAAAGGTGCTGACATAACTGTCGTCATTGTAATTTTTAAAATTATTCAGCAATTCTGTAAATACGGGTTTAATCGTAGATACTTGCTCTTTGAGGATGCGTAAAGCGGAGCGCTCTTTGGGAAAAATCGCATCGATCTGATTGCGATGATGTGCCATTAATGACCAAATAGGTAAAGTAACAGGCTCATTGGGCGATTGTGACAAGGATTTTTTGACCAAACGCATGGCAGCGATACCGTCAACCAGCGAGTGATGAATTTTAAAATACAGAGCAAAGCGCTCTGGGCTACCTTCAGTTTCTGGCTGAATGCCTTCAATCACATGGCATTCCCATAGCGGCATGGCACGGTCTAATAGACGACCATGCTCCCTTGAAACATACATCAAAAGTTCGCGCACCCGGGCAGGCTTGGGTAGTGCGACATGATGCAAGTGATGCTCGACATCAAAATTTTTGTCTTCTTTCCAAAACATCATATGCTCAAGCACTTGGTTGAAAGGAAAGGTTGGCGGTACATCAGAGTCTTGCATCTGTTTTACAAGCTGATGAACAAAACTGATATCGGCATTTTCTGGTAATTCAAATAAAAATAGACCTCCAACATGCATGGGATGTTTACGCGACTCAAGAAGTAAAAATAACTGGTCGACTGCCGTAAGAAGCCGCATAATAAATCCTTTTATAATGAAAAATACAATCAACTAATACTTAATGCTACTGAAAAAAGTATCCCGTCTGTGGTGAGCTGGCAGTTGCCATTTTGCGCATCGGCATACGACCCGCTAAGAAAGCCTGACGTCCTGCCCAGACCGCATGCTTCATTGCTTGAGCCATCATCACAGGGTTTTTAGCATTGGCAATCGCTGAGTTCATCAGTACACCATCACAGCCAAGCTCCATGGCAATCGCGGCATCAGAAGCGGTACCGACACCGGCATCAACCAATACGGGCACCTTAGTATTTTCAATAATCAAGCTTAGCGTATGGCGATTGATCAGACCAAGACCAGAGCCAATCAGGCTACCAAGTGGCATAATTGCCACACAGCCCATGCTCTCAAGCTCTTGAGCAACGATAGGGTCGTCTGACGTATATACCATGACCTCAAAACCGTCATCAATCAACACTTTTGCCGCTTTGAGTGTTTCCATCACATTAGGGTATAAGGTTTTTTCGTCCCCTAATACTTCAAGCTTAACCAGATTATGCCCACCTAATAGCTCACGAGCAAGCTTGCAAGTACGAATCGCCGTTTCTGCATCAAAACAGCCCGCTGTATTGGGCAAAATAGTGTATTTATCCGGTGAAATGACATCAAGCAAATTAGGCTCATTACTATTTTGACCAATATTGGTACGACGAATAGCGACCGTCACTATCTCTGCTGCTGACGCGCCGATTGCAGCGCCCGTTTCAGTCATATCTTTATACTTACCCGTACCGACCAATAATCGAGAAGAAAAAGTACGACTGCCTACAGTAAAGGTATCCTGCAAAAGGGGTGTCGGTTGAGTAGCAGTGCTAGTGTTCTCTGACATAACTGAAAATCCTAATGGCGAGTAAAACAAAATGTTATTATAACAAAATCATGCAATCTTACTTGTAGTCTTTTTCGGTTTAGCCAGTTAAGAATAATACATTTGCCCTGTTTTTATACTTAGATTAACACACCAAATGCAACGCTAATTAACATTGATAGCGCCCTGCTTTACGTATTCTTCATGCATTATTTGTCTTAAACAGCCCCATCATTATCAGCTGATGGATTGTCTTGCTCGGTTTCTACTGCTTCTGCTTTGTTATGAGACTCAGTATCAACCTCTGCCGATTTTTCATTAGCTTTACCTTGACGACGCGCTTCTAATTCAGACTTGGGTATCCACGCCCATGTCATCTCGACTACGATTGGGTCGCGATCACTGTCCGACTCACGGTCATGAATGACGCACGGAATGACCATCTCACCTTTTGGGGTATTTAAAATATCTAAACGCTGCTCATCAGATAAGCTTGCGATAGCAGCCATTTGTCCTTTTTTAATCGGACGATAAAAATTCAGCGAATAAGACTTAATCAATAGTACACGATCAGACGGTAAATTTAAGCCTAAAATAAAGCCCGTTGCCGTTTCAGCAAGCAAGGTAATGGCAACCGCATGGACGGAGCCGATATGGTTTTGCACGGATTTGGTGTTATTTAAACTGACCACCACTTGGTTTGGCTCGACCGTTTCATAATAGATGCCCGTTGTGCCCACATAAGGCACCACTTTACCAAACGCTTTCGATAAAATGCTCGAGCGTGCACCAGCAGGTAGGTATTTGGTGATGGATAACAGTTTGGTGAATTGATTGCTGATCGGTTTTAGCGTGCTATTAGATTTTTTGACCGCAGGTTTTGTGTTCTCAGAGACTTTGGCTGGCAGTTTATTGGTCAGTTTGATAGGGAGTTTTTTTAATAATCCTGACATACAATATTCCTCAATTAAGTGAGATTTACAATGCTAGTGATACTATAGTCGGTGAAAAGTAATATCGATACAACACGTACTACTGGTGCAAATTTTTCTTGCTTGCTGTGCCTACGCAGACAGAGGCTGCAAAAAATTTACACCAGTAGTACTGTAGCGACTTTAAAGTATTTCAACTATAGGGTTAAAAGGCTCATGTCATCAATGAGTCACCGAATAGGCTTTATCCTAGCAGCTATTTTAGTTATGTTACATTAACTGCTCAGTCGCTACTGTTATTACCATGTACTGCTACGCTTACAAAAGAACAGTGACGTAACGGCCTCTTAGGCGTTAGTGATCGAAGCAGTGATACAATGTAGAGTGAGCAACTATAATGATAAAATGTTAGCACTTTTTTATAATTTTTCGCTGGATAATGCTATGCCTGATGTGTCTAATGATAAGCCGACCAATATTATTTATACGGGCGTCGCGGGTACGGGTAAAACCTACCGATTACTCCAAATCTCTAAAGAATATACGGATTATCTGACCAGAGCCAATGATGAGGATTTGCTCAAGCAGTTATTGCAAGATTTGAGCTGGCGTGACGTTGTCTGTTTAGTATTTTTAGATTTTCAATCGCAAAAACAAGACTTAGTAAAAGTACCTGAAATCGTCAATCATGAGTTTTTTGTCGCCAAAGCGGCGCAAAACGCACGTGAGAAGAATTTAAGTAATACGGCATGGACTGTGCTGCAAATGCACAGTCCAACCAGCTCACAAACCGTTACGTATAAAAATAGAGCCAGCCAAGCTTACTTTGATAAAGATCATAGCGGTGCTTGGTATTTATTGCCTGACAGCATGATGTTATTAAGCGCATTGTCAGAGCAATTGTCAGAATTTCAGCAGGCGCAGTATGACAATAATGCCAGCCAACATGCGCCCTCTCAGCAGCAGCGCTTTAGTATGGTCAGCTTTCATCAAGCGTATGGTTATGAAGAGTTTGTCGAAGGCATTCGCCCAATGATGGCAGCCTCTAATCAGTCGAATAACAGCCTGTCTCAAATGAGCTACGGCATTATAGACGGCGCATTTTTAAAATTGTGCCAGCGCGCTGCTAATGATCCTCAGCAGCGTTATGCCATGCTGATTGATGAGATCAATCGTGCCAACGTCTCACGCGTTTTTGGTGAATTACTCAGCCTTATTGAACCTGATAAACGAGTGGGTACAGCCAATGCGATGACGGTGAATTTGGCATACTCTGGGCGAACATTTGGTGTGCCTGCCAATGTTGATATTTATGCGACCATGAATACCCAAGATCATTCTTTAGCACCACTAGACATGGCACTGCGTCGACGTTTTCGATTTATTAACTGCCCGTCGCAGCCTGAGCTGCTGCCGATTATAAGTCTTAGCAAAGCGTCAAAAATACCAAACGCAGCGGAGTCCATCGATTTAGCCAAAGTATTGACGGGTTTAAATCTTCGTATTAGCCAAACACTAGGGATTGAGGCGCAATTGGGTCATGCGTTTTTGTTCTCTGTGCATAGTCTTGAGCAGTTACAAATAGTATTGGTTGAACAAATCATTCCGCAATTAGCCCAAGCAGCAGGTGGGCAAGTTGCCACCTTGCAATATATCTTTAAAGATGAACAGCAGCCGATGCAGGCGCAATTTATTCATGATAGCCAAACGTTAATGAATAATGATATATCCAATCGAATAGCTAGCCAGAATACTATAGCCGCTCAACACTCAATGTTTGCAGGACAGCAATCCTATTTTGCTCAGTCTATGCATACAGGTAGTTATGCAATTAATACTGACCTTATTGCCAAGACTGGCGAGTTTGCCAATACCGCCGTCTATCAGCGCTTATATCCATGAGGATGTTAATCAGTGATGAATAACAATGGACGCAATCAGAGCGCTGCAAAACATAAGATAAAAAGCGCTCATATGAGTATGCCTGACAGCAATCTTACCGCTCATATCATGACAGTGTTCGAGCATCAGCGCTTAATAATGCATGATTTTTCATACATTTCTGATTTTCAGTGGTTGATAGCGCAAGAGCTGTCAGTTTTTAGCATTAAGCGTAAGCAAGGACAGTGGCAACTAAAGGTTGGACATTATATCGGCGTCATTGTCATGCCTAGCGGTATGATCCTTGAGATACTGCCAAAACTTATCGGAAACACTGCTAGTAGCCCTACTCAGCAGTCATGCCAGCCAAATAAGCCGCTAGCAGATACAGATATTTTTCAAACCCGTCACTGGGTACAAAATATGCTGTCAGACTTAATGAATAGTGATGATGACAAATCGCCTCATAGCAAAAATTTTGGGCAATTCAGCAGCCCGTTGATAGCGCTGCCAGTAGCCGCATTGCCTTTATCTGATTGGCTCATTACTCAGTTTTTGCAACGCTTAGCGCATCATCAGCCGATCACGCATTATCAAACCCAAATCCATAACCAAACAGCGTTACAAGGTCGCCTGCTGATAAAAGAACAGCTGCGCCACAATAGTATGCAGCCTCATAAATTCGTCTGTGAGCGCAGTGTGCTGAGTAAAGGCATGCTGGCTAATCGAATCATTAAAAGTGCATTAAAGCTGCTTGCCCCTCTGCTATCCCAATCAAACCTTCTTCTATATTTGCAGCCGTGGCAGCAAGTCTCTGTTCTACATCAGTATGAAATACGCCAGCTAGCGTCAATATATTTTCAAGCGAAGCATGAGCTTGCGATTCAGCCACTGCAAGCGCAGCAATTACAAGCCGCCCAGCAGCTAGTAGATTTTGCTTATTGGCTGCTATGCCAGTCACATGCTGAGACTGGTCACAGTATCGATTCACAAAACCCATTTCATAAAAAATTAACGCCGCAGCGCTTATGCCTATTGATTGATATGAATCAAGCGTTTGAACAATGGGCGAGTCAGCGTATCGCGCTATTTTTCCAGCAGTTAAGCGACGACTATAAACCACTGTTTCAAACGCAGCGTGTCTGGCTCAATGATGCAGAAGGGCAGGCGTGTTTGTCTATTCGTCCTGATTTACTGATTTATAAGCAGATACATTCAAGTGCTGAAAATACCGCCATGTATGATAATTATGTCTCACAAGCAAAGGATGCGCGAGAAAAGCATTCACGTCACTATAGCCATGTGATCGATATTAAATGGAAGCATTTAGCGCATGCCAGCGCTATTAGTGCCAGCGACGCCTATCAATTGAGCAGCTATGCGCAGGCTTATCAAGCAGAGCAAGTCTGGCTGGTATATCCGGTACAAGACGATCAGAGACAAGCGGTTGTATTGAAGCAAGACACTCAGGACACATATAATAGTGAAAACGCATCCTATGCTCAGTTATGGCTGATACCCTTTAATGTGCTGACAGCTACGATAAACACTGACTTGCTTCCGACACAAGATGTAGTATAATGAGCGCATAGGTCCTTAAGCACTATGTTGAGTAACGCTAGTTGTCGACGCTCAGTTTATAAGAAATAAGCCTTTTTTAAATAATTTAGCAGTTATTTCAAATTAATTAAAAATAGGTGTTGACACCATCGGCGTTTCCCATTAATATGTGCACCTCGATAGCAAGGAACGTTAGCCAGTTAGCGGCATTGCCAACAACCAGTTAATCAACAAACTATCGTGATAATAGAAAATTTCGGAGTGTGGCGCAGTTTGGTAGCGCATCTGGTTTGGGACCAGAGGGTCGTAGGTTCGAATCCTATCACTCCGACCATCTATTTTAAAGAGCCTTACAGGCTTTTTTTTATGTATAATGGTTTGGTTTCTTGTATATCAAGCTAACCAAAATATGTAAAAGTCCTCTAAGAGCGCCTGTAGCTCAGCTGGATAGAGCATCTCCCTTCTAAGGAGGTGGCCGCAGGTTCGAATCCTGCCAGGCGCACCATTTAGCCTGCAAATATTGCCTAATCAGGCCATAGTTATGGCGGTTGTAGCTCAGTTGGTAGAGCCCCGGGTTGTGATCTCGGTTGTCGTGGGTTCGAGTCCCATCAGTCGCCCCATATTTTAGTTTTATTCCTGCTATTTATATTCTATATTTCTATTAAATTTTATTTAAAACCAGCCGTTGCCATTTTTGGCATTTTTTTGTGCCTGTCAGTTTTATATTCTCTTGTCTGTCCCACATTATAGTCGGTGAAAAGTAATATCGATACAACACAACACGTACTACTGGTGCAAATTTTTCTTGCTTGCTGTGCCTACGCAGACAGAGGCTGCAAAAAATTTACACCAGTAGTACTGTAGCGACTTTAAAGTATTTCAACTATATCGTTTAAATGGTACGGGCAATTGATCTTATTCGCTGACCAGACAAGATACGATTGTGTTTTATTTGGGTATGTCACGATTGAGTTTTGCGCAGCGTTTCAAAGATGTGGTTGGTATGCCGCCGTTGACCTATTTGATAACAATCATTTTTCATCATTAGTATTTCGATCTTGCGCAGCTGACAATGAGCGTAGGTTCAGGTACTATGGAATGACAATGAAGTAATAAGTCGCCTAGGTGCGACAGTGTCTTAGCGGCCTATATTTCATGCTTATATATTACGGTCTATCTGTAATATAGCATGACTTAGGTGATGTTTATTTTTGCAGCTGATGGTGTTTTATGACTGAACCGACCGCAAAACCAAGCGTAAAATCAAGTAATCTACAAGATTCTTCTACGTCTGCTAATAAGAAAGACAAGGCTTATAGCAGAGTCAAAGCTAACCGTAATCAGCACGACTCAAATCTTCAGCAGGAAAATAGCGCACAAGCAGGTGTGGTTACTCTGCTTGATAAAGCGGCATTATTGGCATTATTTGTTTTACCAAATGCTGAGGGCAGCTTGACGGAGACTAACTCTGCTAATATAAACACTGCCAATCATACTCTGATAAACCAAAGCTCAACGACCTCTGCCAGTGACAGTAGTGTTGCTACTCAGCGTGTGGCGCTTTATCGAGCACAGCACCAGCGCACGCAGCAATTATATTTGGCGTCTGCTGCTATCCGTCCGACTTACCTTGTACAAACCCTCAAAACACAGTTTGCCGAATACCAGCAATATTTGCTTGCACAGCAGCTTGATAAACGCGGTTTGATGGATACGGATGCCATTGAGCGCTTATGGCAGCAGCTGCATGTGGTCGATGATATCATCGAAGATATTGTACGCCATATGCCAGCTCAGCAGCCAGCAGGTTGGCAGCTGACGACGCAGGATGGACACAATCCACTATGCTTTGCCACCGTTGGCAAGCTCAAGCATCATAAACCTATTTTTGATCAAGGCAGTCTTAACAGCTACGTGCTTGGGCATTTTGGTGTCAGTAGCTTTACTTACGATCGTGGCTATTATATTGGACATGTGGTTGGCTATTTGTTCAGCTGTTATTTTTGCGCCCATTTATCCATCAGCTATGGCGTGACAGCGCTTGGTCAGGATGTGGTAAGCGATTATGATTATGCCAGCCTTGAAACCCCGCACATGGTCAGGTTGCTACAAGGTTTAGATGGTTATTGTAAAAAACGCATATATCAGTTGGCGGTAATTTGTGCACGTCTCAGTGTTTTTGCTAGTGATAAGCGCATCGAGCGCATGCTGATAGCTGAAGTCAATGATTTCGATAAAAAGCTACAACAACAGCATTTAGATGTTTTATTATTGCAAGGTTTGATGCCTGATATTAATGATTCTACGCCGCTTTTTTAAGTCGTTTATTCTTTAAATAAGCGATAGTCGGTGAAAAGTAATATCGATACAACACGTACTGCTGGTGCAAATTTTGCTTGCTTGCTTGCTGTGCCTACGCAGACAGAGGCTGCAAAAAATTTACACCAGCAATACGGTAGCGACTTTAAAGTATTTCAACGATAGCTTTTCAAATAAAGTGGTGAAAACTCAGGCGAGCTTGAAAATATGCTTAGCAGTGCTGCCAATATGCAAGAGGCAGAAGCCACCAATTTTATCAGTAGCTGGTTGTCGTTGCTTGAGCTTTTAATGCTGGTACTGATGGGCGTGGTAGTAATGATTATGATTATGATTATGGTGATTTAGACTTTACATTTCGATACGTTTCTTAAGTTTTGCTTACTGTTGTATATTGTTGACCGACCAGCGCTTTTACTTTCATCAAATCTAGTGCGGCGTTATAGTAAGCAACAGTCA
This window of the Psychrobacter arcticus 273-4 genome carries:
- a CDS encoding McrC family protein — translated: MSMPDSNLTAHIMTVFEHQRLIMHDFSYISDFQWLIAQELSVFSIKRKQGQWQLKVGHYIGVIVMPSGMILEILPKLIGNTASSPTQQSCQPNKPLADTDIFQTRHWVQNMLSDLMNSDDDKSPHSKNFGQFSSPLIALPVAALPLSDWLITQFLQRLAHHQPITHYQTQIHNQTALQGRLLIKEQLRHNSMQPHKFVCERSVLSKGMLANRIIKSALKLLAPLLSQSNLLLYLQPWQQVSVLHQYEIRQLASIYFQAKHELAIQPLQAQQLQAAQQLVDFAYWLLCQSHAETGHSIDSQNPFHKKLTPQRLCLLIDMNQAFEQWASQRIALFFQQLSDDYKPLFQTQRVWLNDAEGQACLSIRPDLLIYKQIHSSAENTAMYDNYVSQAKDAREKHSRHYSHVIDIKWKHLAHASAISASDAYQLSSYAQAYQAEQVWLVYPVQDDQRQAVVLKQDTQDTYNSENASYAQLWLIPFNVLTATINTDLLPTQDVV